Below is a window of Cytobacillus firmus DNA.
GAAAGAGGAAATGCGGAAATCCAGGCAATTGGTGCGGGTGCATTGAACCAGGCTGTTAAGGCAGTAGCGATCGCAAGAGGATTCGTAGCGCCTAGCGGAGTGGATTTAATTTGTATCCCTGCATTTACGGATATCCTGATCGACGGCGAAGAACGGACTGCCATTAAGCTGATTGTGGAGCCGCGTTAGCCCGAAAGCTTCAGAATGGGAAATCATCCTTTGTCATATGCATAAGTCAGTAAAAGATAGATTCTTACAAAGACAATAAACCTGTTTGCGTTATAGGCAAACAGGTTCTTTTTTTAATAAGATAATGCTAAGGAGAAAAAGAGGGAGGAAGAACGCTTGAAAATATTTGATGCACATTGTGATGTTCTATATAAAATGTTTATGGACAGAAGGATTGACTTTCAAAATTCAGGCAGTCTTCAGGTGGATCTGGAAGCGCTTCAGGCATCAGACCTAAAGGTTCAGTGCTTTGCCATTTATGTTCCGGAATCCGTCCATCCGGAAATGAAGTTCAACGCAGCCCTTTATATGGTCAATCTGTTTTACGAGAAAGTGCTTAAACCCAACCCGCAATTAAAGCTCATTAGAAGCACCGGGGACATAGACATGCTGAAGGATGATGAGACAGGAGCGATGCTGACCTTGGAGGGCTGCGACGCAGTTGGCTGCGATCTGCTTAAATTGAAGACGCTTCTCAGGCTGGGAGTATCTTCAGTGGGATTAACCTGGAATTATGCAAACTGTGCAGCTGATGGAGCGCTTGAGGAGAGAGGGGCAGGCCTATCTTCTTTTGGCAAAGGGGTGGTGCATGAACTAAATGCCAGTAAAGCATGG
It encodes the following:
- the spoVS gene encoding stage V sporulation protein SpoVS, with amino-acid sequence MEILKVSAKSNPNSVAGALAGVLRERGNAEIQAIGAGALNQAVKAVAIARGFVAPSGVDLICIPAFTDILIDGEERTAIKLIVEPR
- a CDS encoding dipeptidase, encoding MKIFDAHCDVLYKMFMDRRIDFQNSGSLQVDLEALQASDLKVQCFAIYVPESVHPEMKFNAALYMVNLFYEKVLKPNPQLKLIRSTGDIDMLKDDETGAMLTLEGCDAVGCDLLKLKTLLRLGVSSVGLTWNYANCAADGALEERGAGLSSFGKGVVHELNASKAWCDVSHLSERGFWDVMEWADYPIATHSNCYTLCPHPRNLTNEQIEALIDRDSVMGITFVTEFLSGKQSAAITDVLRHLEYVCSLGGENHVGFGSDFDGTDGKVTDLEDARKYDNLINELLKYYSDIQAEKFLFGNFYSRFPR